A DNA window from Malus domestica chromosome 12, GDT2T_hap1 contains the following coding sequences:
- the LOC103437092 gene encoding L-type lectin-domain containing receptor kinase IV.1-like, with translation MADKFFKLVILIQATLAAAQNVTFIYNGFRSENLSLDGVAQFTPNGLLMLTNDSQDNSHAFYPNPVTFKNSYSDTNAFSFSTTFVFAIRSVYANLSGHGMAFVISPTRRIPRAFQPQYLGICNNTNNSNETNCVFAVELDTIQNNELGDINNNHVGIDINGLRSQKSAPAGYYAQNNVGFRNLTLSSGQPMQVWVEYDGAKKKIDVTLAPIVVDKPQIPLLSLKRDLSMVLNKTMYVGFSASTGSFLSSHYVLGWSFATNAQAREIVLSQLPKLPRIGGLIYGIRRRKKFAEILEDWELEYGPQRFKYKELYIATKGFKEKELLGTGGFGKVYRGILPSSKTEIAVKRVSHDSRQGMKEFVAEIASIGRLRHRNLVPLLGYCRRKGELLLVYDYMPNGSLDKYLFDQPVVTLNWRQRFRVIRGVALGLFYLHEGWEQVVVHRDVKASNVLLDEELNGRLGDFGLARLYDHGKDPQTTRVVGTLGYLAPEHTRSGKATTQADVFSFGAFLLEVACGRRPIGTQGQDGEIILVDWVFSCWKRGNILEARDPNLGTEFIVEEVELVFKLGLLCSHSVPSARPSMRQVVQYLEGDIPLPELSLLDYVAKWPYTLD, from the exons ATGGCAGACAAGTTTTTCAAGCTTGTAATACTCATACAAGCAACCCTAGCAGCAGCTCAAAATGTTACCTTCATCTACAATGGTTTCCGGTCAGAAAATCTTAGCTTAGACGGTGTAGCCCAGTTCACACCCAACGGTCTTCTAATGCTTACAAATGACTCTCAAGACAATAGCCATGCCTTCTACCCTAACCCAGTCACCTTCAAGAACTCATACTCTGATACCAATGCTTTCTCATTTTCTACGACATTTGTGTTCGCTATCAGATCGGTGTATGCAAATCTGAGCGGTCATGGAATGGCCTTCGTCATTTCTCCAACAAGGAGGATTCCTCGAGCTTTTCAGCCCCAGTACCTGGGCATTTGCAATAACACCAACAACAGCAATGAAACCAATTGTGTTTTTGCTGTAGAGCTTGATACCATACAGAATAACGAATTAGGTGACATCAACAACAACCATGTTGGGATTGATATTAATGGTTTGCGCTCACAGAAATCAGCTCCGGCAGGATATTATGCTCAGAACAATGTGGGGTTCCGGAACTTGACCCTCAGTAGCGGTCAACCAATGCAAGTTTGGGTGGAATATGATGGCGCCAAGAAGAAAATCGATGTCACTTTGGCTCCAATCGTTGTTGATAAACCCCAAATTCCACTATTGTCTTTGAAGCGCGACCTTTCTATGGTCCTTAACAAGACTATGTATGTTGGCTTCTCCGCATCCACTGGCTCGTTCCTCAGTTCTCATTATGTTCTAGGATGGAGCTTTGCAACGAATGCCCAGGCTCGTGAAATTGTTCTCTCACAACTTCCTAAGCTGCCCCGGATAGGAG GTCTAATTTATGGCATAAGACGGAGGAAGAAGTTTGCAGAGATTCTTGAAGATTGGGAGCTGGAATATGGTCCTCAAAGGTTTAAATACAAAGAGTTATATATAGCCACAAAAGGGTTCAAGGAAAAAGAGCTTTTGGGAACTGGGGGATTTGGTAAGGTCTATAGAGGCATATTACCTTCCTCTAAAACTGAGATTGCTGTAAAGAGGGTCTCACATGATTCAAGACAGGGGATGAAGGAGTTTGTTGCAGAAATTGCTAGCATCGGCAGGCTTCGCCATCGGAATTTAGTACCACTCTTGGGGTATTGCAGAAGAAAAGGGGAGCTGCTTTTGGTCTATGATTACATGCCTAACGGGAGCCTGGACAAATACCTCTTTGACCAACCAGTGGTCACTCTCAATTGGAGGCAGAGGTTTAGAGTCATCAGAGGCGTCGCTTTGGGGTTGTTTTATCTTCACGAAGGATGGGAACAAGTTGTGGTTCACAGAGACGTGAAGGCCAGTAATGTTTTACTTGATGAGGAATTGAATGGTAGATTAGGAGATTTTGGGCTTGCAAGATTATATGACCATGGAAAGGACCCTCAGACTACTCGTGTAGTTGGAACACTCGGGTATCTAGCTCCAGAGCATACAAGGTCAGGCAAGGCTACAACACAAGCTGATGTGTTTTCTTTCGGTGCATTTTTGCTTGAAGTTGCCTGTGGAAGAAGGCCAATAGGGACACAAGGTCAAGATGGAGAGATAATTCTGGTTGATTGGGTGTTTTCTTGTTGGAAGAGAGGTAATATACTTGAGGCAAGAGATCCAAACTTGGGTACAGAATTTATAGTTGAGGAAGTGGAATTGGTATTCAAGCTCGGGCTTTTATGCTCTCATTCGGTTCCTTCAGCCAGGCCAAGCATGCGCCAAGTTGTGCAGTATTTGGAGGGTGACATTCCTTTGCCGGAGTTGTCACTGTTGGattatgtggccaagtggccatatACTTTAGATTAA